From the genome of Numenius arquata chromosome 9, bNumArq3.hap1.1, whole genome shotgun sequence:
TGCAGAGCCCTCAGTGAGTAGGGCCCGGCTCGCTCCTGGTGCAGCTGAAGCTCACCACAGGCGGATTACGCAGAGCCCTCTGTCAGTCACTCCTTGAGGACTGTCTGGATGGTACCTCCCTGCAGGCCACCAGGCACCCTCTCTGAAATGTGGACAGCAGAGCACATTAGGCCCGTTAGCTAAAAAATGTCTcttagtttaatattttattcccCCCCTTGGCTTTTCAGCACTGTTcagttgcatttcttttcctagcAGGACTCCTGTCTAATTGTTATAAAGATGATAAGCAGTGTCATCAGTCTGCCCTACTTCTGACAGTTCCATAAAATCAATAGCTTTACTGTAATGAAAAATGGATGAAAATCattttcagaaacacatttttactacttttttgtgtcaattttaaaaaaaaaactgatttctGATTACCTCCTTGTTcagatttttcatgttttcatgatTCACTATTGAATAGAAgattttttataaaaatctttGGGCAGAACATCTTAATTCTACTGGACCTCGGTTTATACCATATGACCCTACACACATACATGAATATCACCATGTAATACATACATTTGAAAACCTAGAGCTCTCAGATGTTTAAGACcatctgaaaacaagcaaaaaggaaacACGTCCAAACAGCGGGAAGGAATTCCTTGCTCTGGCTCCTACCTGCACCTGCAACAGTTACTTACCCTTCCGCACTGCCTTCCATTAACTTCCAAGGCATTAAGGTACAGTCACacacatgtatttttatattccGATTATGTAACTGTCCTGCTTGCATAACCGCACGGCCGATAAACGTAGGATTTGTCTAAGGATCAACACAGAGCAGCTACTGTCAGCCCATTACCGCGTCTGCCCCCCAGCCACCCTGCTTGGAGTGCAGAGATAAGGTGGGTGCCCGATGCGTCTCCGACGTGCGCCCTTCGCAGCCTGGCCGGGAACAATGAGCTTAAAATAACGTTTGCATTCATTGCGTGAGATAATGTCACCAAAGACGCCAGGTCTCGGGCGACCTCACTGAAGCACACACGGCAGAAACCCACCCGGCTGCCAGACGTCCCCTGTCTGGGGTCCCGCCTGCTGGCGATGTCCCGTCCCCGCGGGGTCACCCTCCCCTTTCTCGGGGCTTTTCCCCCCCGCGCTGGCGCAGCCGCGGcgcagggctgggcagcagcacccgCACCCCGCGGGCAGCCGGGGCCGATGCCCCCCTTTGTGCCAAAACGCCCCCGTAAGAAGCGGGTGGGACCGGCCCCGGGCGAGCTGCCGACAGAGAGGGGCCCAGCGGGGTCCGCgctgcccgggcccggcgcgcacCTCGccacggggagggagggagggaggctcggccggggcggccgcggggatCTCCCGAGCCCGGCCCACCGCATCAATCATTAACGGCGGCTCGGGTGTCCGGCGCCTCCCTCACCGGGAAACCCtacccggggcggcgggggcgtcTCTCCCCGCTCCCCGGGAGCGCTGGATGCGCCGCCGGTTTCCAGTTACCGCGatgccgggcggcggggcgggaggagccGCGGCGGTGCCGCCACTGCCCCTGCTGCAATGAGTGATgctgccgggggcggcggcggcggaggaggaggaggagaaggagaagcgcAGAGCCACCGCGGCTCCTCCGCCGGTGGCTGCGGGAGCAACGACTCTACCtcgcccgggcggcggcggggcgcggtggcgggcggcgggccggggccggccggggggCCCGGGGCCGGCAGTgacagcggcggcagcggcagcagcatgCCGGCGGGCGAGGGGGACAAGAAGGAGGCGGCGCCGCCACCTCGCCCTGCCGCCTTGCTGCGGTGGgacgaggtgcccgaggacttcGTGGAGTGCTTCATCCTCTCGGGCTACCGGCGGCTGCACTGCTCGGCGCAGGAGTGCCTGGCCTCGGTGCTGCAGCCCACCAACGAGACCCTCAACTTCTGGACCCACTTCATCccgctgctgctcttcctcagcCGCTtcgggcggctgctgctgctgcggggcgCCGGGGATGTGCCCTTCCACCACCCGGCCCTGCTGCCCCTCTGGTGCTACGCCTCAGGGGTGCTGCTCACCTTCGCCATGAGCTGCACAGCCCACCTCTTCAGCTGCCTCTCCCCGCGCCTCCGCGCTGCCTTCTTCTACCTGGACTACGCCTCCATCAGCTACTACGGCTTTGCCAGCACGGTGGCCTACTCCTACTACCTGCTGCCAGGGCTGAGCCTGCTGGACGCCGGCGCCATGAGCCGCTATGTGCAGCAGcggctgggctggcagctggaCTGCAGCCTGCCCATCGCGGCCTACCGTGCCCTGGTGCTGCCCGTGGCCCTGGCGCTGGCCGTGGGCTGCACGGCcgcctgctgccgcagccgcGCCGCCTGCTGCGCCTACCCCTTCGCCGTGCGCACCTTCGTCTTCGCCATGCCGCTGAGCATGGCCTGCCCCATCATGCTGGAGAGCCTCCTCTTTGACCTCCGCACCCGCAACCCCACGCTCTTCGTCTACTTCTACCGGCGCTACTGCtggctgctggtggccgccttCTTCAACGTCAGCAAAATCCCTGAGCGGATCCAGCCGGGGCTCTTCGACATCGTGGGGCACAGCCATCAGCTTTTCCACATCTTCACCTTCCTCAGCATCTACGACCAGGTACACTATGTGGAGGACGGGTTGGCTGAGTTCCTCAAGGCACCCCTGGCCGCCCCCACCTACCTGGGCACCGTGGGCTATATGCTGCTCCTGACGCTCTGCCTGGCCGTGGTCGTCAGGAGGTTCCTCAATGTCACAGACCTCTGCAAGCAGGACTAGCCAGGACAAGCGACCCTTAGGACAGCAACCACTGTACCAGTGACCCTTGGCTGGAGACTCTCGGGCCAATGACCTTCAGACTGGCCCCACCATGTCCTGAAGATGCTGTGAAACCTGGGGGAAAAGCACCTGTAGAAGAGCCAGGTCCCTTTTGCAGAGGGTTGacggagaaaatgaccaaggcggAACTGCTCGTGCTCTTTAAACTACTAGGTTACCAGGGGAAGCAAGCAAACGCTTACTGGTATGTTGCTGCTTAGAGTATAAGCTGAAATAATTTAGCTCTGCTACTAGGAAGAATGCATGAACTGTGAATGCCACTTACTAATTTCGTAACAATTAGGTTTAAACTAGctctgtatatacatatatatatttatatatctagcTATACATTTATTAgctacatatatatgtgtatatatatgtatatacctgAAGACACTTGTGCAATGATTACTCATAGACTTTTAATCAACTCCTGTGTGAAATTTCCTAGCAGATTATGCACTGACATTTATCTTCCTCTGTGATACTGTAACAGGCCTTTGTAGCCACATACTGgattttaaatgcaaacaaatcGATAGCTATCTATAGTTTTTAAGGTCTTGCAGCCTTTTCAGCCAGGGAACAATAGATttaacagagagag
Proteins encoded in this window:
- the PAQR9 gene encoding membrane progestin receptor epsilon, with protein sequence MSDAAGGGGGGGGGGEGEAQSHRGSSAGGCGSNDSTSPGRRRGAVAGGGPGPAGGPGAGSDSGGSGSSMPAGEGDKKEAAPPPRPAALLRWDEVPEDFVECFILSGYRRLHCSAQECLASVLQPTNETLNFWTHFIPLLLFLSRFGRLLLLRGAGDVPFHHPALLPLWCYASGVLLTFAMSCTAHLFSCLSPRLRAAFFYLDYASISYYGFASTVAYSYYLLPGLSLLDAGAMSRYVQQRLGWQLDCSLPIAAYRALVLPVALALAVGCTAACCRSRAACCAYPFAVRTFVFAMPLSMACPIMLESLLFDLRTRNPTLFVYFYRRYCWLLVAAFFNVSKIPERIQPGLFDIVGHSHQLFHIFTFLSIYDQVHYVEDGLAEFLKAPLAAPTYLGTVGYMLLLTLCLAVVVRRFLNVTDLCKQD